Proteins encoded by one window of Nitrincola iocasae:
- the fadB gene encoding fatty acid oxidation complex subunit alpha FadB: MIYQGKAITARQIDGGFVEVVFDLQGDSVNKFNQLTLNELREAVDAIRALTDVKGVMFSSAKDCFIVGADITEFSQMFDQSEESIVEHLLSLHEIFNAIEDLPCPTVTAINGIALGGGFELCLSTDFRVMGDKAKVGLPEVKLGIYPGWGGTVRLPRLIGVDNANEWICGGAEKRAAEALKDGAVDAVVATEAVRDAALDLLTKAADGVFDYQARRTEKTTAIKLNQIEQMMAFESAKGFIGAKAGPHYPAPMAALSSIQKSANMTRDKAIQVEAKGFAKLATNSVTKALVGLFLKDQYVKKVSKAFEKDTTPVKLAAVLGAGIMGGGVAYQSASKGVPILMKDINDKALQLGLDEATKLLNGQVKRGRMDAQKMAKVLTQITPTLSYGDFGRVDLVVEAVVENAKIKASVLAEVEQQVSDDTIITSNTSTISITALAKSLQRPENFCGMHFFNPVHRMPLVEVIRGEQSSEAAIARTVAYAKSMGKTPIVVNDCPGFLVNRVLFPYFAGFSLLLRDGADFTRVDKVMEKFGWPMGPAYLLDVVGIDTGHHADAVMAEGFPDRMGHDGENAIDRMYQLERYGQKNDKGFYRYELDRRGKQVKLIDESVPALLEGIVGTARDFSDEEIIARMMIPLCIETVRCLEDGIVATPAEADMGLIYGIGFPPFRGGALHYLDQMGLQAFLEMAAPFADLGPLYQPTARMQQMAANGETYFGE; encoded by the coding sequence ATGATTTATCAAGGTAAAGCGATTACGGCGCGCCAGATTGATGGCGGCTTCGTTGAGGTCGTGTTTGATTTGCAGGGCGATAGTGTCAATAAGTTCAATCAATTGACACTGAATGAGCTGCGTGAGGCTGTTGATGCCATTCGCGCCTTAACCGACGTAAAAGGGGTTATGTTCAGCAGTGCCAAAGACTGCTTTATCGTCGGTGCGGACATCACTGAATTCAGCCAGATGTTTGATCAGTCGGAAGAGAGCATTGTTGAGCATCTGCTGTCATTACATGAAATTTTCAATGCCATTGAAGACCTGCCCTGCCCGACAGTAACGGCCATCAATGGTATTGCACTGGGCGGTGGTTTTGAGCTTTGCCTGTCTACCGATTTCCGGGTGATGGGTGACAAGGCTAAGGTCGGCTTGCCGGAAGTGAAGCTGGGCATCTACCCGGGTTGGGGTGGCACCGTACGCTTGCCACGTCTGATCGGTGTGGATAATGCCAATGAGTGGATCTGTGGTGGTGCGGAAAAGCGCGCTGCAGAAGCACTGAAAGACGGTGCTGTTGATGCGGTTGTAGCCACAGAGGCTGTGCGTGACGCTGCATTGGATCTGCTGACTAAAGCGGCAGATGGTGTATTTGACTATCAGGCGCGGCGTACCGAAAAGACCACGGCGATCAAGCTGAATCAGATTGAGCAGATGATGGCGTTCGAGTCAGCCAAGGGCTTTATCGGTGCCAAAGCCGGTCCACATTATCCGGCGCCTATGGCGGCACTGAGCTCGATTCAGAAAAGCGCCAATATGACCCGCGATAAAGCCATTCAGGTGGAAGCCAAAGGCTTTGCCAAGCTGGCTACTAATAGCGTGACCAAAGCCTTGGTGGGTCTGTTCCTCAAAGATCAATACGTTAAAAAAGTCAGCAAAGCCTTTGAAAAAGACACCACTCCGGTGAAACTGGCCGCGGTGCTGGGTGCCGGGATTATGGGCGGCGGTGTCGCCTACCAGTCGGCCTCCAAGGGTGTACCGATCCTGATGAAGGATATCAATGACAAAGCCCTGCAGTTGGGTCTTGATGAAGCCACCAAACTGCTGAATGGTCAGGTTAAACGTGGCCGCATGGATGCACAGAAGATGGCCAAAGTGCTGACACAGATTACCCCGACCCTGAGTTATGGTGACTTTGGTCGTGTCGATCTGGTGGTTGAGGCTGTTGTGGAAAATGCCAAAATCAAAGCGTCGGTTCTGGCTGAAGTGGAGCAGCAGGTCAGTGATGACACGATTATCACTTCCAATACCTCGACCATCTCAATCACTGCACTGGCGAAATCACTGCAGCGCCCGGAAAACTTCTGTGGCATGCATTTTTTCAACCCGGTGCACCGCATGCCGCTGGTCGAAGTCATTCGTGGTGAGCAAAGCTCTGAAGCGGCGATCGCCCGTACCGTGGCCTATGCCAAATCCATGGGTAAAACCCCGATCGTGGTGAATGACTGCCCGGGATTCCTGGTTAACCGGGTACTCTTCCCTTACTTTGCCGGTTTCAGTCTGCTGTTGCGTGATGGCGCCGATTTTACCCGCGTAGATAAAGTGATGGAAAAATTCGGTTGGCCTATGGGGCCAGCGTATCTGCTGGACGTAGTGGGTATCGATACCGGTCATCATGCCGATGCGGTTATGGCCGAAGGCTTCCCGGATCGCATGGGGCATGACGGTGAAAATGCCATAGATCGCATGTATCAACTGGAGCGCTATGGTCAGAAAAATGACAAGGGCTTTTACCGCTACGAGCTGGACCGTCGCGGCAAGCAGGTCAAGCTGATTGATGAATCGGTTCCGGCGCTGCTGGAAGGGATTGTTGGTACAGCGCGTGACTTTAGCGATGAAGAGATTATCGCCCGGATGATGATTCCTCTGTGTATCGAAACAGTTCGCTGTCTTGAAGATGGCATAGTGGCCACCCCGGCTGAGGCCGATATGGGTCTGATTTATGGCATCGGCTTCCCGCCGTTCCGTGGCGGTGCCTTGCACTACCTGGATCAGATGGGCTTGCAGGCTTTCCTGGAGATGGCCGCGCCTTTTGCGGACTTGGGCCCGCTGTACCAGCCAACCGCACGTATGCAGCAGATGGCTGCGAACGGCGAAACCTATTTCGGCGAATAA
- a CDS encoding electron transfer flavoprotein subunit alpha/FixB family protein, producing the protein MSILILAEHDNQALKPVTLNVLAAAQAIGKEITLLVAGHNCGSVAEQAAQVAGVTQVLCADAPAYAHQLAENVSKLLLDQAEGCSHILAASTTTGKNILPRVAALLGVNQLTDVMAVESPQRFKRAIYAGNAIATVETSDPVVVMTVRGTAFDPVTSEGGNASVQILDKVFESTDVSFSHEALAESDRPELTAASIVVSGGRGLGKGENFDLLYRVADKLGAAVGASRAAVDAGYVPNDMQVGQTGKMVAPDLYIAVGISGAIQHLAGMKDSKVIVAINKDEEAPIFQVADYGLVADLFDAVPELEASL; encoded by the coding sequence ATGAGTATTTTAATTCTGGCCGAGCATGATAATCAGGCACTCAAGCCTGTGACGCTAAATGTGTTGGCCGCCGCTCAGGCGATAGGCAAAGAGATCACCCTGCTGGTGGCGGGCCACAACTGCGGTTCAGTTGCTGAGCAAGCCGCCCAAGTGGCAGGCGTCACTCAGGTACTCTGTGCCGATGCTCCGGCCTATGCACATCAGTTGGCTGAAAATGTCAGCAAGTTGTTGCTGGATCAGGCCGAGGGTTGTAGCCATATTCTGGCGGCCTCGACCACCACAGGTAAAAATATCCTGCCGCGGGTTGCCGCGCTACTGGGCGTCAACCAGTTAACCGATGTGATGGCCGTTGAGTCACCACAACGCTTTAAGCGGGCCATTTATGCCGGTAATGCCATCGCCACGGTTGAAACCAGTGATCCCGTTGTGGTGATGACGGTACGCGGCACAGCCTTTGATCCGGTCACGTCAGAAGGAGGGAATGCCTCTGTACAGATACTGGACAAGGTGTTTGAAAGTACCGATGTCAGCTTTAGTCACGAAGCGCTGGCAGAATCTGACCGTCCGGAGCTTACCGCGGCAAGCATTGTGGTGTCGGGTGGTCGTGGCCTGGGTAAGGGTGAGAACTTTGATCTTCTCTACCGGGTGGCTGACAAGCTGGGTGCTGCAGTAGGTGCATCCCGTGCCGCCGTGGATGCGGGTTATGTGCCGAATGATATGCAGGTAGGGCAGACCGGCAAGATGGTGGCACCGGATCTGTATATCGCCGTGGGTATTTCCGGTGCGATTCAGCATCTGGCGGGTATGAAAGATTCCAAAGTGATCGTTGCGATCAATAAAGATGAAGAGGCACCGATTTTTCAGGTGGCTGATTATGGACTGGTCGCCGATCTGTTCGACGCGGTTCCCGAACTGGAAGCAAGCCTCTAA
- a CDS encoding electron transfer flavoprotein subunit beta/FixA family protein → MKILVAVKRVIDYNVKVRVKADRSDVDLANVKMALNPFCEIAVEQAVRLKEQGIATEILVVSIGNKSCEEQLRTALALGADRALRIDTEAAPDALSVARLLAKVAEAEQPDLILLGKQAIDSDNNQTGQMLAALLDRPQATFASEVKIDGKTLQVTREVDGGLQTLNVTLPAVVTTDLRLNEPRYASLPNIMKAKKKPLEVKTAEALGVTVASNITLVSVEPPAQRSAGIKVGSVAELVEKLRNEAKVIA, encoded by the coding sequence ATGAAAATACTCGTCGCCGTAAAGCGCGTGATCGACTACAACGTCAAGGTGCGTGTTAAAGCAGACCGCAGTGATGTCGATCTCGCCAATGTCAAAATGGCGTTAAACCCCTTCTGTGAAATTGCGGTTGAACAAGCCGTACGCCTTAAAGAACAAGGGATTGCCACGGAAATTCTGGTGGTATCCATCGGTAACAAGTCCTGTGAAGAACAGCTTAGAACCGCCCTGGCGTTGGGGGCTGATCGTGCCTTGCGTATTGATACCGAGGCGGCTCCTGATGCCCTGTCAGTGGCACGTTTGCTGGCTAAGGTGGCAGAAGCTGAACAGCCTGATCTGATTTTACTGGGCAAGCAAGCTATCGATTCGGATAACAACCAGACCGGCCAGATGTTGGCCGCCCTGCTTGATCGTCCTCAGGCTACCTTCGCCTCAGAAGTGAAGATTGACGGGAAAACACTACAGGTCACGCGTGAAGTAGATGGGGGCTTACAAACCCTCAACGTCACCTTGCCAGCCGTTGTCACCACCGATTTACGCCTGAATGAACCGCGCTATGCCTCCCTGCCAAACATTATGAAAGCCAAGAAAAAACCGCTGGAAGTCAAAACCGCCGAAGCACTGGGGGTTACAGTTGCGTCCAATATCACCCTGGTATCGGTGGAACCACCGGCACAGCGCAGTGCGGGTATTAAAGTGGGTTCTGTTGCTGAACTGGTTGAAAAACTGCGTAATGAAGCCAAGGTGATTGCATGA
- a CDS encoding enoyl-CoA hydratase-related protein, which translates to MTDAVIVTVQQQGILHLTLNRPGKKNALTGAMYQALTDALNAAAKDAGVRVVVLSGSGSDFSAGNDINDFVAAISDPEKIRIPLGFLQCISTFPKPIIAAVSGVAIGIGTSMLLHCDLVYADSSARFQLPFTRMGLVPEGGTSLLLPSSLGHRKAFELLVLGEVFGTEQAVDVGLVNQCVDQGSVIDFAMDKACALASMGIEAVQQSKAMLKQHDDNRLQSVLVSEVDAFAARLNSDEARAAFMAFMQKPKK; encoded by the coding sequence ATGACGGATGCCGTAATAGTAACAGTGCAGCAGCAGGGTATTTTACATCTGACGCTGAATCGACCCGGTAAAAAAAATGCACTTACTGGCGCGATGTATCAGGCCCTGACTGACGCACTGAATGCTGCTGCCAAAGATGCTGGCGTGCGTGTGGTGGTGCTGAGTGGCAGTGGCAGTGATTTTTCCGCCGGTAACGACATTAATGACTTTGTCGCGGCGATCAGTGATCCTGAGAAAATTCGTATTCCGCTGGGCTTTTTGCAGTGCATTTCGACTTTCCCAAAACCGATAATAGCCGCTGTTTCCGGCGTGGCTATCGGGATAGGTACCTCCATGCTGCTGCATTGTGATCTGGTTTATGCCGATAGCAGTGCGCGCTTTCAACTACCCTTCACCCGCATGGGACTGGTGCCGGAAGGTGGCACCAGTCTGTTGTTGCCATCCAGCCTGGGGCATCGCAAAGCCTTTGAGTTACTGGTGCTGGGTGAGGTGTTTGGCACTGAACAAGCGGTTGACGTCGGGCTGGTGAATCAGTGTGTAGATCAAGGTTCGGTGATCGATTTTGCTATGGATAAAGCATGTGCACTGGCCAGTATGGGGATCGAGGCGGTACAGCAGAGCAAGGCGATGTTGAAGCAGCATGATGATAACCGTTTACAGTCGGTGCTGGTCTCTGAAGTGGATGCCTTTGCGGCCCGCTTAAACTCAGACGAGGCACGTGCGGCGTTTATGGCATTTATGCAAAAACCAAAAAAATAA
- a CDS encoding NAD(P)H-dependent flavin oxidoreductase, translating to MSIPESFQGRLRLPLISAPMFLVSGPELVIEACKAGIVGTFPALNERSSEGFESWLVQIREALDSFEAETGKQAAPFGVNLIVHHTNPRVQADLELCIKHKVPLIITSLGAVKDLVDAVHGYGGLVFHDVINVRHAKKAAAAGVDGLIAVCNGAGGHAGTLNPFALLAEIRQFYQGTLILSGSMSTGQDVATAQMMGADLAYMGTRFINTQESRANPEYKQMIVESSAADITYTPKISGIWANFLKPSLAKAGLDPDSGEKKKVDLGEELQAPEGGASAWKSIWSAGQGVGSIADAPPVAELVERLQDEYRDATEHFAKLSGAYREQTK from the coding sequence ATGAGTATCCCCGAATCGTTTCAGGGCAGATTACGCTTGCCTTTAATTTCGGCACCAATGTTTTTGGTGTCAGGTCCGGAGCTGGTGATTGAGGCCTGTAAAGCTGGCATCGTCGGGACATTTCCGGCACTGAACGAGCGTAGCAGTGAGGGTTTTGAGTCCTGGCTGGTGCAGATACGTGAAGCTCTGGATAGTTTTGAGGCAGAAACGGGTAAACAAGCCGCGCCCTTTGGGGTTAACCTGATCGTGCATCACACCAATCCGCGGGTGCAGGCTGATCTGGAGCTTTGTATCAAGCATAAAGTGCCGCTGATTATTACCTCCCTGGGGGCGGTCAAGGATCTTGTCGATGCGGTGCACGGTTATGGCGGGCTGGTGTTCCATGATGTGATCAATGTACGTCATGCCAAAAAGGCCGCCGCTGCGGGGGTTGATGGCTTGATTGCCGTGTGTAACGGTGCCGGTGGCCATGCTGGTACTCTGAACCCCTTTGCCTTGCTGGCTGAAATTCGTCAGTTTTATCAAGGTACTCTAATCCTGTCAGGCTCCATGTCGACGGGTCAGGATGTCGCAACTGCGCAGATGATGGGTGCTGACCTGGCCTACATGGGTACACGCTTTATCAATACTCAGGAAAGCCGCGCCAACCCTGAATACAAACAGATGATTGTTGAATCCAGTGCTGCTGATATTACTTATACACCGAAAATATCCGGTATCTGGGCCAACTTCCTCAAGCCGAGCCTGGCAAAAGCTGGATTGGACCCGGACAGCGGTGAGAAGAAAAAAGTAGATCTGGGGGAAGAGTTACAGGCACCGGAAGGTGGCGCCAGCGCCTGGAAAAGCATCTGGTCAGCCGGGCAGGGCGTGGGTTCGATTGCCGATGCACCGCCAGTGGCTGAGTTGGTGGAACGTCTGCAGGATGAGTATCGGGATGCCACAGAGCATTTTGCCAAGCTCTCGGGCGCCTATCGGGAGCAAACGAAATGA
- a CDS encoding DUF2889 domain-containing protein: MPLPKPVRRKLHHRRQIVCEGYEREDGLWDIEARMTDKKTQTLDNPERGGFVAAGEYFHDIRMRLTLDRSLKIHQVEASMDATPFQMCPGIVAVYKRLEGTRIGSGWHRKALELTGGTQGCTHLNELLKPLTTTAIQTLWPSGDEDMVKLGAKGLLNTCHTWAQNSPAVQQYLPELYLAEPPNG, from the coding sequence ATGCCGTTACCCAAACCCGTTCGCCGTAAGCTTCACCATCGTCGTCAGATCGTGTGTGAAGGCTATGAGCGGGAGGATGGTCTCTGGGATATTGAAGCCCGGATGACCGATAAAAAGACCCAGACACTGGACAACCCTGAACGTGGCGGTTTTGTCGCCGCCGGTGAGTATTTTCATGATATCCGTATGCGCCTGACACTGGACCGCAGTCTGAAAATTCATCAGGTTGAGGCCAGTATGGATGCCACACCCTTCCAGATGTGCCCTGGTATCGTAGCTGTCTATAAGCGTTTGGAAGGAACACGGATAGGTTCAGGCTGGCACCGCAAAGCGCTGGAGCTGACCGGGGGGACTCAAGGCTGCACCCATCTGAATGAATTGCTGAAACCACTCACAACCACCGCTATTCAGACGCTGTGGCCCAGTGGTGATGAGGATATGGTTAAACTGGGTGCCAAGGGATTGCTGAATACCTGCCATACCTGGGCACAAAATTCACCGGCAGTGCAGCAATACCTGCCGGAACTCTACCTGGCTGAGCCGCCAAACGGCTAG
- a CDS encoding AMP-binding protein, whose protein sequence is MDNQRGSHIPESLNRYGYSNIIDVFERACKDYALKPAFTSFGRTLNYAELHELVNAFAVYLQRETDLKPGDRIAIQLPNLIQYPVVLFGALKAGLVIVNTNPLYSPREMQHQFADSGARALVIHKSMAHNAEKILANTNIEKVFLTQVGDLHGFVKRHLLNAAVKYLKKMEPEFYLPGALHLRQVLLKYIGQQPEPVSIKPSDTAVLQYTGGTTGLSKGAVLSHANLISNMLQGVDVLDEAPVGCVETTIAPLPLYHIYAFTISLVVMGYGGHSVLIPNPRDIDGFVKELKKWQMTAFMGLNTLFIGMCNHPSFRTIDFSQFTLTISGGCALTHKAADLWKEVTGCEIMEGYGLTETSPVVSINRPGAIQLGTIGVPVAATEVAILDPEGEPVLEGTPGELCVKGPQVMVGYWQRERETQACFTDDGYFMTGDVAVREPGGYLRIVDRAKDMILVSGFNVYPNEVEDVFCSHPAILECAAIGVADEHSGEAVKLIAVARDEIPDIKELKDWSKERLTRYKIPKYIEFVADLPKTNVGKVLRRKLKEQQAADKVA, encoded by the coding sequence ATGGATAACCAACGTGGAAGTCATATTCCTGAATCCCTCAATCGCTATGGTTACAGCAATATAATTGATGTCTTTGAGCGTGCCTGCAAAGACTATGCACTCAAACCGGCTTTCACCAGCTTTGGGCGTACGCTGAACTATGCCGAACTACACGAACTTGTGAATGCGTTTGCCGTATATCTGCAGCGCGAAACTGATCTGAAGCCGGGCGACAGAATTGCGATTCAGTTACCTAACCTGATTCAATATCCGGTGGTGCTGTTTGGTGCATTAAAAGCGGGTCTGGTGATTGTGAATACTAATCCGCTGTATAGCCCGCGTGAAATGCAACATCAGTTTGCTGACTCGGGTGCCCGGGCGTTAGTGATCCATAAAAGTATGGCGCACAATGCCGAAAAAATTCTGGCTAATACCAATATAGAGAAAGTATTTCTGACTCAAGTAGGTGATTTGCATGGGTTCGTGAAGCGCCACCTTCTGAATGCAGCGGTTAAATATCTGAAAAAGATGGAGCCGGAGTTTTATCTCCCAGGTGCACTGCATCTGCGTCAAGTGTTGCTCAAATATATCGGGCAGCAGCCTGAACCTGTTAGCATCAAACCCTCAGACACGGCTGTATTGCAGTATACCGGAGGCACTACCGGGCTTTCCAAAGGCGCCGTGCTCAGTCACGCTAATCTGATTTCAAATATGCTCCAGGGCGTGGATGTGCTTGACGAGGCGCCTGTGGGTTGTGTTGAGACCACCATTGCACCTTTGCCGCTGTATCATATTTATGCCTTTACCATTTCGTTGGTAGTCATGGGTTATGGCGGACATAGTGTATTGATCCCTAATCCCCGTGATATTGATGGCTTTGTCAAAGAACTGAAAAAATGGCAAATGACCGCATTTATGGGGTTGAACACCCTGTTTATTGGGATGTGCAATCATCCGAGTTTCCGCACTATCGATTTCAGTCAGTTTACCCTGACCATTTCGGGCGGCTGTGCCTTAACCCATAAAGCGGCAGACTTATGGAAAGAGGTAACTGGCTGCGAAATTATGGAAGGTTATGGACTGACAGAAACCTCTCCGGTGGTGTCGATTAACCGTCCTGGTGCGATTCAGCTAGGTACCATTGGTGTACCTGTCGCCGCTACTGAAGTCGCTATTCTTGATCCTGAAGGTGAGCCGGTTCTGGAAGGTACGCCGGGTGAGCTTTGCGTTAAAGGGCCACAGGTGATGGTGGGGTATTGGCAGCGTGAACGCGAAACTCAAGCCTGTTTTACCGATGACGGCTATTTTATGACCGGCGATGTGGCCGTCCGTGAGCCAGGCGGCTATCTGCGTATAGTGGATCGGGCCAAAGATATGATTCTGGTATCAGGTTTTAATGTCTACCCGAATGAGGTGGAAGACGTGTTCTGTTCACATCCTGCAATTCTTGAATGCGCCGCTATAGGTGTGGCTGATGAACATAGTGGTGAGGCGGTCAAGCTGATAGCTGTCGCCAGAGATGAAATACCCGATATCAAAGAACTGAAAGACTGGAGCAAAGAGCGTCTGACTCGGTATAAAATACCCAAATATATCGAATTCGTTGCCGACCTGCCTAAAACCAATGTGGGTAAGGTACTCAGGCGTAAGCTTAAAGAGCAGCAGGCCGCTGACAAGGTGGCCTGA
- a CDS encoding SCP2 sterol-binding domain-containing protein, which translates to MKALLRTKTGQRVLSAALSLNARRYKTKSSTGEAPTMADLHAVFSAMEQRFNSSAAGDLSAVFQYQITDGEAWNVSVDNGSCKVAQGEHDDPSVTLTMDAQTLEEVMSGETDGMQAFMTGRIQADGDIMLATRLTSIFPPS; encoded by the coding sequence ATGAAAGCATTATTGCGAACCAAAACCGGACAGCGTGTACTGTCCGCGGCGCTGAGCTTGAATGCCAGGCGTTATAAAACCAAATCCTCAACAGGAGAGGCCCCGACTATGGCAGATTTACATGCAGTATTTTCAGCAATGGAGCAACGTTTTAACAGTAGTGCAGCGGGGGATCTAAGTGCTGTATTTCAATATCAGATTACTGATGGTGAGGCCTGGAATGTTAGTGTAGACAATGGCAGCTGTAAGGTGGCACAGGGTGAGCATGATGACCCGAGCGTTACACTGACAATGGATGCTCAAACACTGGAAGAGGTGATGAGTGGTGAAACAGATGGTATGCAGGCTTTTATGACCGGTCGCATTCAGGCAGATGGTGACATTATGCTGGCTACACGGTTGACCTCAATTTTTCCGCCAAGTTGA
- a CDS encoding acyl-CoA dehydrogenase C-terminal domain-containing protein, which produces MAEYKAPLRDMQFMLNDVLELEKHYQSLPGCEEATPDMVSAILEEGAKFAERVLSPLNQVGDQQGCQFNEGEVTTPDGFAEAYQAFVEGGWPSLAHDPEWGGQGLPESLGIFINEMVGSANWSWSMYPGLSHGAMNTLEAHGTQEQKQTYLTKLVSGEWTGTMCLTEAHCGTDLGMLRTKAEPADDGSYRISGTKIFISAGEHDLAGNIVHIVLARLPDAPAGTKGISLFIVPKFLPDAEGNVGERNAVSCGSIEHKMGIHGNATCVMNFDNATGYLIGPANKGLNCMFTFMNTARIGTALQGLSHTEWGFQNSLAYARDRLQMRALSGPKNPDKAADPIIVHPAVRSMLLTQKAFAEGGRALIYFAAQQVDRSKLAETPEEKQEAEDLLSLLTPIAKAFLTETGLESASHGVQVFGGHGYIAEWGMEQNLRDARIATIYEGTTQVQALDLLGRKVLMSQGELLKRFTKIIHKFCQSQADNEPMQPFVSALSRLNKEWGDLTLQIGMKAMKNREEVGAASVEYLMYSGYITLAWLWARQAEVAMRKLAENPSDADFYHAKLKTARFYFERLLPRTRTLAEVMLSGADNLMELDSEHFAF; this is translated from the coding sequence ATGGCCGAATATAAAGCTCCCCTGCGTGATATGCAGTTCATGCTCAATGACGTGCTGGAGTTGGAAAAGCATTACCAGAGCCTCCCCGGCTGTGAAGAGGCTACCCCGGATATGGTTTCTGCCATTCTCGAAGAGGGGGCGAAATTTGCTGAACGAGTGTTATCACCGCTTAACCAGGTGGGTGACCAGCAGGGCTGTCAGTTTAACGAGGGCGAGGTTACAACGCCGGATGGATTCGCTGAAGCCTATCAGGCCTTTGTTGAGGGCGGCTGGCCGTCACTGGCTCATGATCCTGAGTGGGGTGGCCAGGGATTGCCGGAGTCGTTGGGGATTTTTATCAATGAGATGGTCGGCAGTGCTAACTGGTCCTGGAGCATGTATCCAGGGCTGAGTCATGGAGCGATGAACACCCTTGAAGCCCACGGTACCCAGGAGCAGAAGCAGACCTATCTGACCAAACTGGTCTCAGGTGAGTGGACCGGTACCATGTGTTTGACCGAAGCACACTGCGGTACTGACCTGGGCATGCTGCGCACCAAAGCGGAACCTGCCGACGATGGCAGCTATCGTATTAGCGGCACCAAAATATTCATCTCCGCAGGTGAGCATGATCTTGCCGGTAATATTGTTCATATCGTGCTGGCACGCCTGCCGGATGCACCCGCCGGTACCAAAGGCATTTCGCTGTTCATTGTGCCCAAGTTCCTGCCTGATGCCGAGGGTAATGTCGGTGAGCGCAATGCGGTCAGTTGCGGTTCCATCGAGCACAAGATGGGTATCCACGGCAATGCTACCTGTGTAATGAATTTTGATAATGCTACCGGTTATCTTATTGGCCCGGCTAACAAAGGCCTTAACTGCATGTTCACCTTTATGAACACGGCACGTATTGGTACAGCGTTGCAGGGCTTGTCACATACAGAGTGGGGCTTTCAGAATTCGCTTGCTTACGCACGTGACCGTTTACAGATGCGTGCCTTGAGCGGCCCCAAAAATCCGGATAAAGCAGCGGACCCTATTATTGTTCATCCAGCCGTACGCAGCATGCTGCTGACTCAGAAAGCCTTTGCGGAGGGCGGTCGTGCTCTCATTTATTTCGCTGCTCAGCAGGTAGACCGTTCCAAATTAGCAGAAACACCGGAAGAGAAACAGGAAGCCGAAGATCTACTGTCGTTATTGACGCCTATTGCCAAAGCGTTTCTGACCGAAACCGGTCTGGAATCAGCCAGTCACGGGGTGCAAGTGTTTGGTGGGCATGGCTACATTGCCGAGTGGGGTATGGAGCAGAACCTGCGTGACGCCCGTATTGCCACCATTTATGAAGGTACTACGCAGGTCCAGGCACTGGATCTTTTAGGTCGTAAAGTGTTGATGTCTCAGGGTGAGCTACTCAAGCGCTTCACAAAAATTATCCATAAATTCTGTCAGTCTCAAGCAGATAATGAGCCGATGCAGCCGTTTGTCAGTGCCTTGTCGCGCTTAAATAAAGAGTGGGGCGATTTGACACTGCAGATCGGTATGAAAGCGATGAAAAACCGTGAAGAGGTCGGGGCTGCATCTGTCGAATATCTGATGTATTCCGGTTATATCACCCTCGCCTGGCTATGGGCGCGTCAAGCGGAAGTGGCAATGCGCAAATTGGCAGAAAACCCCAGTGATGCCGATTTCTATCACGCCAAACTGAAAACGGCGCGTTTCTACTTTGAGCGCTTACTACCGCGCACACGAACACTGGCCGAAGTGATGTTGTCCGGTGCCGACAATCTGATGGAACTGGATTCAGAGCACTTTGCTTTCTGA